The following is a genomic window from Verrucomicrobiia bacterium.
GATCAGCTTGTTCTGGAGCACTTCATAGGGCGGCTTTGGATGATAGACCATTTGCCATTCGGCGTCGTGGCGCACAATGGGTGTGCCGCGCAAACGCTTGAGGATGCCCACCTGGATTTCCTGCGGCCCCAGGGCTACCAGCCGGTCAAAGCCGCAACCAAAACTCTCGACTGTCTCCCCAGGCAACCCGGCGATGAGATCGGCGTGCAGATGCGCGCCCGTCTCTTGGCGCAGGAACCTGAAGTTCTCTTCGAGTCGTTGATAATTCTGGCGCCTCTTTATCAGCGCGCCCACTTCCAGGTTGAACGTTTGGATGCCCACCTCGAATTGCAGCGCGCCGGGCGGGAACCTGGTGATGAGGCTTCGCAACTCTTCGGGCAAACGATCAGGAACCATCTCGAAGTGCATGAAATGACCCGGCTGATAACGTTCGAGAAAAAATTCGAGAATGGCGCGGCCCGCGCGGGGATTCAGATTAAACGTGCGGTCCACGAACTTGAACTGCCTGGCGCCGCGGTCGAGCAGGTTTTGCAAATGGCCGAGCAAGGCCGGCAAGGGCGCCTGTCGCACAGGAATCTCAAGCGATGAAAGGCAAAACTCGCAACTGAACGGGCAGCCCCTCGAGGCCTCGACGTAAATGACCCGGTGAGCGATGTCCTGGCTATTATATAATTCGTAAGGCAGCACCAGGTCGCAAAAGGCCGGCGGTTCCGCGTTCATAATGCGCCCGGGAGGATTTTCCCCAGCCAGGAGCTGAGAGCAAAGCTTGGCAAATGCCAGGTCTGCTTCCCCCGTGATGAGATAATCGGCCATCCCGACGATGGGCTGCGCCTCCCATTCATAACTCACCTCCGGGCCGCCCAGGATAATAATAAGGCCCGGCAGCACCCGCTTGAGCGCGGAAACCAGTTCGGTCGTCTGTGCCACATTCCAGATATAGACGCCCAGGCCCACGATTTTGGGCTTTTGCGCCAGGATTCTTTCGGCAATGTCCAAGGGCCGCTGATTGATATCGAACTCGGCGAGTGCGGCGTTGTGTTGGAGCGGGCCCAGGTTGGCCATCAGATAGCGCAACCCGAAAGCCGCGTGGATATACTTCGCATTGAGAGTCGATAGGATGATATCGGCCATCGTCAGCGGCAAGATAGCGGACAGACCCAGTCCGCGCAATTCCAGCTAACCAGTTGATTCCGCTGCGGGTTGACGGGTGCCTTTCACCGATTTCGAGCGCCTGGCGCATCCGAAAGCAGTCAGCTTTACCAATTGAAAGGCAAAGGGTTCAACCCTCGACCCTAAACCTAAACCTAAGATCATTCGGATTATTCGGGACTAAAAAAGTGGCAGCGGCTTGACGCCGGTGCCACTTTGCAATGTGCAGATTTTCAAGCGGCTTGCCGCGTCTTTTCGGCGGACCTTTGGTTTACACCCGCCCTGGCAAGCTCGGTCAGTTTCTTATCGGTTTCTTCTTCCTCTTCAAGGGTTTGACCGAGAAGCCGTTTCACATCATTGCGCCCCAGCATAGCAGCCCAGGTGGCGGCACTGCCGTAGCTGGCAATCTCATAGTGCTCGACCTTCTGTGCGGCCATGATGATAGCCGCATCAAGCGTCTCGGGTGTGCCTTTTTGAGACATCACTTCCTCGCCTTCGTCCAGAATCCCTTCCATCCCCTTGCACTTAACGCTTTTGGCGGGCTGGCCAAGCATTTCAAAAATCTGCTCCAACCGGTTCACATGTTCCTCGGTTTGTTGCAAATGCTCCTCGATGGCATCCTTCAGCTCCTGGGAAGAAGCCTTTTTGGCTACTTTCGGGAGAGCCTTTACCAGTTGTTGTTCAGCGTTGTACAGGTCCTTGACTTCATGCAGAAGCAGGTTTTCAAGCGAATCGATTCTATCCATAATAAGCCTTTCTTTCGGTCTGGTTTTTGAGTTCGGAACTCAACGTGCTTGAGCGTATCTGGCACAAGGGGGTCCGCGCCATGGGGACAAGTCCCGAGTTGCAGTCCGGGCCGGACGCTGTGTTTTTGAAAGGCGCCTCAATGCTTTCTTACGCCCTCCACATGGCGTGATTCCTGCTATTTCATCCCTCAGAATTGGAATGAAAACCGGTGGACTACACGCGGCAGCGGGACCGTTTCTCTTCGGGAGGAGCGCTCCAGCCCTGCATAAAAGACTCTGATGACCTACTCCCCAGTCTATAACTCGGTGGTTGGTCTTCTGCAACTCATTGTCCCTTCTTATGCTTTGCGGTTGAATCGGCTGTTTGGGACGCGGCGGGTGGGCTGGCCGGTCTTCGTTACTTTTATCCTCCTGGCGCTGTTGCACCTGGTGCGGGCCTTTCAACCGGCTGGCTGGGGGTTCAATCCGGAGATGACCATCGAAGGGCTTTACATCCTGATTCCTATACTGCTGGTCATTGGAATGGCCCATATTGAATCCTTGTTTAAAGAACGATTGCGCGTCGAGCAGGAGGAGAAGCGATTGATGGCGGATTTGGAACGGCAAATCAAACAGCGGACAGCCGATTTGGCCAAAGCCAACGCCGACTTATCCCAGGAGATGGTCCTGCGCGAGCAAAATCAGGAAGCCCTCAAGAAATCCGAGGAACAATACCGCTTGATGTTCGTTGAATGCCCGGAACCCATGTGGATTTACGACCTGCGCTCTCTTGCGTTCTTGGCTGTAAACAAGGCCGCCATGCGCCATTACGGCTACAGCGAGGAAGAGTTCCTGGCCATGAGCGCAAAAGACATCTGCCTCCCGGGCCAGATGGCCGCCTTTGCAGCCGAGTCCGCCAAACCTCTGGCCGGCGTGCAGTCCCGAGGTTTATGGCGTCATTGCAAGAAAGACCGCAGCCTCGTTGAAGTGGAAATCACCGCGCTGGATTTAATGTATAAAGAGCAGCCGGCCCGCCTGATGATGGCCGAAGACCTCACCGAAAACCGCCAGCACCTGCGTGAATCCCTGCAGACCCAGAAGGTCGAGCTGACGACACGTCTGGCGGGCGGGGCGGGACAGCGTTTCAACGGACTTGTCAGCGTCATGGAAGGATATGCCGATATGTTGCTGCAGCGCGGACAGCATCCGGAGACGACTGAGTTGCTGATGCGCATCGTTGCCAACGCGGAGAGCGCATCGTGCTTTGCGCGTCAACTCCTGGCCATCGCCCGCCAACATCCCCAGCACATGGAGTGGGTTAACTTGAACGAGCTGGTCGAGAACCAAATCCGGGTGATGAGCCAAATGGTGGGTCAGACGGTTGTCGAGCGGCATCTCGCGTCCAAGTTGCCAGACATCCAGGCCGATCCGGGTCTCGTCGGGCAAATCCTCCATCACTTGGCTCTCAATGCTCTGGAATCCATGAGCGGCACCGGCGTGCTGACGATCGGCACCGCCCCCATCAGCATCGATGCCTCCAGTCAGCGGCGCCATCCCGATGCACGGCCAGGCGAGTTTCTGTGCCTGACCGTTTCCGATACTGGCTGCGGCATGACCCCGGAGGTTCAAGCCCATCTGTTCGAACCCTTCTTCACCACAAAACAAAGGGAGCAGGGCAAACCTGCCGCCGGTTTGGGCCTCGCCACCGCCCTGGGCTTTGTGCAGCAGCATTCCGGCTGGATTGAAGTTACCAGCCAGCCCGGCGCCGGCACACGCGCGCGAGTTTTCTTCCCTTTGGTAAAGCTCTAAACCGGGAGTTACGCAGTTGGTGCTTGGAATGATCAGAGCCTTGTCCAACTTGGCTCTGTGGATGGTCCCCTGAACACGCCGACTGACCCATCTGTTTTGTACGTTTTTGAGACAAAGGATGGTCCTGGAAAGCTCGGAGATGTCCAGTTATTGGCGGTCATCCCCGTCCTCATAGGGACGCTTAAACTCAATTCCGATGCCACGGGCTGAGCATTCGCGCCGAAAACGTCC
Proteins encoded in this region:
- a CDS encoding ferritin-like domain-containing protein → MDRIDSLENLLLHEVKDLYNAEQQLVKALPKVAKKASSQELKDAIEEHLQQTEEHVNRLEQIFEMLGQPAKSVKCKGMEGILDEGEEVMSQKGTPETLDAAIIMAAQKVEHYEIASYGSAATWAAMLGRNDVKRLLGQTLEEEEETDKKLTELARAGVNQRSAEKTRQAA
- a CDS encoding DUF4080 domain-containing protein yields the protein MRGLGLSAILPLTMADIILSTLNAKYIHAAFGLRYLMANLGPLQHNAALAEFDINQRPLDIAERILAQKPKIVGLGVYIWNVAQTTELVSALKRVLPGLIIILGGPEVSYEWEAQPIVGMADYLITGEADLAFAKLCSQLLAGENPPGRIMNAEPPAFCDLVLPYELYNSQDIAHRVIYVEASRGCPFSCEFCLSSLEIPVRQAPLPALLGHLQNLLDRGARQFKFVDRTFNLNPRAGRAILEFFLERYQPGHFMHFEMVPDRLPEELRSLITRFPPGALQFEVGIQTFNLEVGALIKRRQNYQRLEENFRFLRQETGAHLHADLIAGLPGETVESFGCGFDRLVALGPQEIQVGILKRLRGTPIVRHDAEWQMVYHPKPPYEVLQNKLISFAQMQCLRRFARYWDLVGNSGNFIESTPLIWKSAPSPFRAFLRWSEWLYARVGRTDSIALTRLAALLFEFLTAELGQPKQETAQTVWQDYQRGGRRDLPPFLKPFLPENLQLATKPLARRDGLKRQSRYLGSFARV
- a CDS encoding ATP-binding protein — protein: MTYSPVYNSVVGLLQLIVPSYALRLNRLFGTRRVGWPVFVTFILLALLHLVRAFQPAGWGFNPEMTIEGLYILIPILLVIGMAHIESLFKERLRVEQEEKRLMADLERQIKQRTADLAKANADLSQEMVLREQNQEALKKSEEQYRLMFVECPEPMWIYDLRSLAFLAVNKAAMRHYGYSEEEFLAMSAKDICLPGQMAAFAAESAKPLAGVQSRGLWRHCKKDRSLVEVEITALDLMYKEQPARLMMAEDLTENRQHLRESLQTQKVELTTRLAGGAGQRFNGLVSVMEGYADMLLQRGQHPETTELLMRIVANAESASCFARQLLAIARQHPQHMEWVNLNELVENQIRVMSQMVGQTVVERHLASKLPDIQADPGLVGQILHHLALNALESMSGTGVLTIGTAPISIDASSQRRHPDARPGEFLCLTVSDTGCGMTPEVQAHLFEPFFTTKQREQGKPAAGLGLATALGFVQQHSGWIEVTSQPGAGTRARVFFPLVKL